One Oceanotoga teriensis genomic window carries:
- a CDS encoding sugar phosphate nucleotidyltransferase encodes MDISIKIAHDSTIIEVIKRMDKINRKLLILEKNNKFYSLVSIGDIQRAIINNIDLSSPAYIITRKDIKVAKKSYSFEKIKKMMLKYRMEFLPVIDNGEIYKIYYWEELFGNTININNEKIDIPVIIMAGGKGTRLKPITNVIPKPLIPIGEKTILEIIFEKFLKYGIYNFHLSVNYKHELIEYYLSKKIIKDVKIHYIKEDKPLGTAGSIRLMNKNIKEDCFITNCDILINQDYIELLSYHKENKNILTIVGVLKNESIPYGVIENDDKGNVKKINEKPNRNYLINSGMYIINKKAIEYIPEDKFFNMTDLIEILIKNKEKVSYFPVSEKSWFDIGEWDKYQSTLKEYEKFRNFGLS; translated from the coding sequence ATGGATATTTCTATTAAAATAGCTCATGATTCAACTATTATAGAGGTAATTAAAAGAATGGATAAAATTAATAGAAAACTATTAATTTTAGAAAAAAATAATAAATTTTATTCTTTAGTTAGCATAGGAGATATACAAAGAGCTATAATAAATAACATAGATTTAAGTAGTCCGGCTTATATAATTACTAGAAAAGATATAAAAGTTGCGAAAAAATCATATAGTTTTGAAAAAATAAAAAAAATGATGTTAAAATACAGAATGGAATTTTTACCAGTTATAGATAATGGAGAAATATATAAAATATATTATTGGGAAGAATTATTTGGAAATACAATTAATATAAATAATGAAAAAATTGATATTCCTGTAATTATTATGGCTGGAGGAAAAGGTACAAGATTAAAACCAATTACTAATGTTATTCCTAAACCATTAATACCAATTGGAGAAAAAACTATTTTAGAAATTATTTTTGAAAAATTTCTTAAGTATGGAATATATAATTTTCATTTATCTGTTAATTATAAACATGAATTAATAGAATACTATTTATCAAAAAAAATAATAAAAGATGTTAAAATTCATTATATTAAAGAAGATAAGCCTCTGGGAACAGCAGGTAGTATAAGATTAATGAATAAAAATATTAAAGAAGATTGTTTCATAACTAATTGTGACATTTTAATAAATCAAGATTATATAGAATTGTTGAGTTATCATAAAGAAAATAAAAACATTCTTACAATAGTAGGGGTATTAAAAAATGAAAGTATACCTTATGGAGTTATTGAAAATGATGATAAAGGTAATGTAAAAAAAATAAATGAAAAACCTAATAGGAATTATTTGATTAATTCTGGCATGTATATTATTAATAAAAAAGCTATTGAATATATACCCGAGGACAAATTTTTTAATATGACAGATTTAATTGAAATATTAATAAAAAACAAGGAAAAAGTATCTTATTTTCCAGTTAGTGAAAAATCTTGGTTTGATATAGGAGAATGGGATAAATATCAAAGTACTTTAAAAGAATATGAAAAATTTAGAAATTTCGGACTATCTTAA